The genomic segment TCCCAGCGAGATGCCCGAGCCGTTCACGTTGATCCGCTCGAAGTCCGCCGGGCTCAGCCCCCACTCGCGCGTGCACGCCAGCACCTGCGCGGCGAACGCCTCGTTCAGCTCAATGAGGTCCATGTCGGCGAGGCGCAGCGAAGCGACGTCGAGCGCCTTGGCGACCGCCGGGACCGGCCCGATGCCCATGGTCGCGGGCGGCACCCCGCCGATACCCCACGACACGAGCCGCGCGAGCGGCCGGAGACCCAGTTCGGCGGCTCGCGCCGGGTGCGTCACCACGCAGATCGAGGCGCCGTCGTTCTGCCCGCTCGCGTTGCCCGCGGTGACCGTGGCCTCGGGGTCGTCGCGGCCGAGGATCGGGCGCAGGCCGGCCAGCTTCTCGACCGAGGAATCCGGGCGGATGTGCTCGTCGGTGTCCACCACCGTGTCGCCCTTCCGGCCGCGGATGGTGACCGGCACGATCTCCTCGTCGAACCGGCCCGCGTCACGCGCGGCGGCGGCGCGCTGGTGGCTGCGCACCGCGAACTCGTCCTGCTCCGCACGCGGGATGCCGTACTGCCGCCGCAGGTTCTCGGCGGTTTCCAGCATGCCGCCGGGCACCGGGAAGTTGAGCCCGCCCGCGGTCACCCGGCCGCGCGCCAGCGAGTCGTGCAGCATCACCCCGGCACCGGCCTTGGCGCCCCAGCGCATCGACGTCGAATAGAACGACGCGTTCGACATCGATTCCGCGCCCCCGGCCAGCACCACCTCCGAGGTCCCGGCCTGGACCTGCATCGCCGCGTACAGCACGGCCTGCAGGCCCGAGCCGCAGCGGCGGTCGATCTGCAGCCCGGTGACGGTGACCGGCAGCCCGGCGTCCAGCGCGGCGACCCGGCCGATCGCCGGTGCGTCCATCGACGGGTAGCAGTGCCCGAGCAGCACGTCGTCCACCGCGTCCGGCGGCAGCCCGGTCCGCTCCAGCAGGCCGCGGACCACCGTGGCGGCCAGTTCGTGGGCCGGCACGTCCCGCAGCGAGCCCCCGAACCCGCCGACCGGGGTGCGCAGCGGCTCGCAGATGACGGCGTCTCGCATGGGCGGTGCTCCTTCTCCCTCGGCGGTCCGCGCCGATCATGGCAAGGAACCGGCGAAACAGAAACGCCGACGGCCCGTGGCCGCCGGCGTTCCCTCCCTGCGATGAAGTCCGCGGGTCCGCCCCAGCCGGCCCGCGGATCTGGTACCCGGTGATCGATTCACCAAACCGGGTTAATCAGACTGTGATCTGAGTCACGACTGCGGCCGTCGAGGGCGCAGCACGTGGATTTCGGCGGCCTGCTCGTCCGGATCTTCCGAGCGCAACCGGACGTTGGCCCAGAAGGTGGTCCGCTCGCCGTCGCGGCTGATCCCCCACGCCAGCGTGCAGCTGTTGAGCACCTTCCAGCTCTCCCGGCTCGGCGCGGTGCCCGGGGGCAGCGCCCCGCGCCCGGTGCGCACCTCCACCCGCAACTGCGGCTCGGCCGCGGCGAACGGGCTGATCACCGCGTGCACCTCACCCGGCAGCTGGCCGTTCCCCAGTGCGATGACCGCCAGCTCGTCCGCCACCAGCATGGTGTCGATCACCGATTCGCGGCCGTAGGGCCGGACCAGGTCCCGGATCGCGGCGCGGATGCCGGACAGGTCGTTGACGTCGTTCAGCAAGTGTGAGGACTGCAGCTCGTTCCCGTCCGGGATCGACATGAACGTCACCTCCGCTAGGGGTCAACGTCGGTAACGCTTTGTTACCCCGTTCAGGGGAAGAGCAAACCCCGCGATCAGCGGCCGCGCCAGTCCAGGCAGAGGATCATGGCGTCGTCTTCCGATTGCCCGCCATCACGGTGGCCGGCGAGCCGGCGCAGGATCTCCCGCGGGACGTGCGCGGAGGGGTGCTCCCGCGTGTTCACGATGGCACGGGCGAGGGCTTGTTCGCCATAGCGTTCACCCGCTGGGGAAGCCACGTCGTAGACCCCGTCGCTGACCAGGACCAGCCGGTCGCCGGGGCGCACGTGGAACCGCTCGGCGGTGTAGTGGGTGTCCTCGAACATGCCCAGCGGCAGTTGCTCGTCGAAGGTGATCGGCTCGGCCACCCCGTCGCGCAGGCGCCACAGCCGCGGCGAGCCGGCGTCGACCACGTCGACCTCCCCGGTGGCCAGGTCGAAGCGGAGCAGCAGCGTGGCGACGTGGCAGTCGCCGCGGTGCTGGGCGTAGACGGCCTGGTCGGCGAGCATGGCCTGGTCGGCGAGCCCGATGCCGGCGCGGCGGGCGTTGCGCATCGCGTTGACCGCGAGGTTGGTCAGCAGCGCGGCCTGGATGCCGTCGCCCATGCCGTTGGACACGGTCAGCGTGAGGTGATCGGCCGAGGTGGACCAGTCGAAGTTGTCGCCGAAGATCGCGTAGGCGGGTTCGAGCTGGGCGCCGAGCTGGTACTCGGCCCGGGTGCAGGCCCGGCCGGGCAGCAGCTGCCACTGCATCTCGGCGGCCAGCGTCAGGCGCTGCGCCCGGCGCGCCTGCAGGTACAGGTCGGTGTCGCGTTCGGCGACCAGGATCTCGTGGCCCAGCGCCTCGGCGACCTGCGCGAGCTCCCCGAGCAGCTCCTCGCCGGGCTCCTGGGCCAGCCCGACGCTCAGCACGCCGAGCCGGTCCCCGCGCACGGTGACCGGGAGCAGGGCGAGCACGCCGCTGCCGGCGGGCTCGCAGGTGGTGCGCTGGGTGCTGAACACCTCGCCCGGCGCGCTGCCGCGCACCGGCACGGGTCTGCTCGTGTACGGCAGCACGGCGACCGGTTGCAGCATGGTCAGCCCGTAGTCGGCCATCAGCAGGTCGACCGTCAGCGCGCCGAAGTGCTCGGCCAGTGCGCTGCGGACGGTGTCGATCAGTTCGTGGGGAGCCGAAGCGCGGAGCGCCCGTTCCACGGGGAGGGATCTGTGCAAGGTGGGGTTCCCGCCTCGGGCAGGGGATGCAAGGGGTAGGGCTTGCGCTGACAGCTCACTCTATGGCTG from the Amycolatopsis magusensis genome contains:
- a CDS encoding acetyl-CoA C-acetyltransferase; protein product: MRDAVICEPLRTPVGGFGGSLRDVPAHELAATVVRGLLERTGLPPDAVDDVLLGHCYPSMDAPAIGRVAALDAGLPVTVTGLQIDRRCGSGLQAVLYAAMQVQAGTSEVVLAGGAESMSNASFYSTSMRWGAKAGAGVMLHDSLARGRVTAGGLNFPVPGGMLETAENLRRQYGIPRAEQDEFAVRSHQRAAAARDAGRFDEEIVPVTIRGRKGDTVVDTDEHIRPDSSVEKLAGLRPILGRDDPEATVTAGNASGQNDGASICVVTHPARAAELGLRPLARLVSWGIGGVPPATMGIGPVPAVAKALDVASLRLADMDLIELNEAFAAQVLACTREWGLSPADFERINVNGSGISLGHPVGATGGRILATLTREMTRRSARYGLETMCIGGGQGLAAVFETVA
- a CDS encoding PP2C family protein-serine/threonine phosphatase; protein product: MERALRASAPHELIDTVRSALAEHFGALTVDLLMADYGLTMLQPVAVLPYTSRPVPVRGSAPGEVFSTQRTTCEPAGSGVLALLPVTVRGDRLGVLSVGLAQEPGEELLGELAQVAEALGHEILVAERDTDLYLQARRAQRLTLAAEMQWQLLPGRACTRAEYQLGAQLEPAYAIFGDNFDWSTSADHLTLTVSNGMGDGIQAALLTNLAVNAMRNARRAGIGLADQAMLADQAVYAQHRGDCHVATLLLRFDLATGEVDVVDAGSPRLWRLRDGVAEPITFDEQLPLGMFEDTHYTAERFHVRPGDRLVLVSDGVYDVASPAGERYGEQALARAIVNTREHPSAHVPREILRRLAGHRDGGQSEDDAMILCLDWRGR